Proteins encoded together in one Rhizobium bangladeshense window:
- a CDS encoding AraC family transcriptional regulator codes for MTLPFSPYQEIVDIAMRFAPGDGEFSTAIGNLHISRRSKPSDPLHSSYRPCFAFVLQGAKSLQLGTEQISYGTGDYLLTSLDLPVAWRVTEASSEVPHLCLGLAIDSEKLLELLSRIDIPRPASHTDGQRGMVVNVAPPELMDAAVRLLRLLDRPGDIPAMAPLIEQEILYRVLTGPHGARLINIATADSHSNRIARAVAWLKENFARPLRIEDLAERVNMSVSSFHHHFKSVTAMTPVQYQKQLRLHEARRLMLVERLDAGTAGHRVGYQSQSQFSREYSRLYGASPARDVDGVREIIAAE; via the coding sequence ATGACCTTGCCCTTCAGCCCCTATCAGGAAATCGTCGACATCGCGATGCGCTTCGCGCCCGGCGACGGCGAGTTCTCGACTGCGATCGGCAACCTCCATATCAGCCGCCGGTCGAAGCCCAGCGATCCCTTGCACAGCAGCTACCGGCCCTGTTTCGCCTTCGTGCTGCAGGGCGCCAAGAGCCTGCAGCTCGGCACGGAGCAGATCAGCTACGGAACCGGCGATTATCTCTTGACCTCGCTTGACCTGCCGGTCGCCTGGCGAGTTACGGAGGCTAGTTCCGAGGTGCCTCATCTCTGTCTCGGGCTGGCGATCGATTCGGAGAAGTTACTGGAGCTGCTCAGCCGCATCGACATTCCGCGCCCGGCCTCTCATACCGACGGCCAGCGCGGGATGGTGGTGAACGTCGCGCCGCCGGAGCTGATGGATGCCGCAGTCCGCCTGCTGCGCTTGCTCGATCGTCCAGGCGACATTCCTGCGATGGCGCCGCTGATCGAGCAGGAAATCCTATACCGGGTGCTGACCGGGCCGCACGGCGCCCGGCTGATCAACATCGCCACGGCAGACAGCCACAGCAACAGAATCGCCCGCGCCGTCGCATGGCTGAAGGAGAATTTCGCGCGGCCGCTGCGCATCGAAGATCTTGCCGAGCGAGTCAATATGAGCGTGTCGTCCTTCCATCACCACTTCAAGTCGGTCACCGCCATGACGCCCGTCCAGTATCAGAAGCAGCTGCGCCTGCACGAGGCGCGCCGGCTGATGCTCGTTGAGCGGCTGGACGCCGGCACGGCCGGCCATCGTGTCGGTTATCAAAGCCAGTCGCAGTTCAGCCGCGAATATAGTCGCCTCTACGGCGCTTCGCCGGCCCGCGATGTCGACGGCGTGCGCGAGATCATCGCGGCGGAATAG
- a CDS encoding Lrp/AsnC family transcriptional regulator, with translation MLDDRDRRILDMLQKDASISVTDLAERVALSVSACSRRIQRLEESGHIARRIVVLDRERMGVPTTVFALVKTAHHSDDWTESFRGIISDIPEIVEAHRLTGNHDYILKIVLPRVEHYDVIYKQIVRKLELFDVSASISMEELKNGMAIPVGYAAGYR, from the coding sequence ATGCTTGACGATCGCGACAGACGGATTCTCGACATGCTGCAAAAGGATGCGAGCATCTCCGTAACCGATCTGGCCGAGCGCGTGGCGCTTTCGGTGTCGGCCTGTTCACGGCGCATCCAGCGGCTGGAAGAGAGCGGCCATATCGCTCGGCGCATCGTCGTGCTCGATAGGGAGAGGATGGGCGTGCCGACGACCGTCTTCGCTCTCGTCAAGACGGCGCACCATTCCGACGATTGGACGGAGAGTTTCCGCGGGATAATCAGCGATATCCCCGAAATCGTCGAGGCGCACCGGCTGACCGGCAATCACGATTATATCCTGAAGATCGTCCTGCCGCGCGTCGAGCATTACGACGTGATCTACAAGCAGATCGTGCGAAAGCTGGAACTCTTCGACGTCTCGGCGTCGATTTCGATGGAGGAACTGAAAAATGGAATGGCGATACCCGTGGGCTATGCCGCGGGCTATCGGTAG
- a CDS encoding elongation factor G, with translation MRTLNLGILAHVDAGKTSLTERLLFNAGVIDKLGSVDAGDTQTDNLELERQRGITIRAAVVSVAIGDVTVNLIDTPGHPDFIAEVERVLGVLDAAVLVVSAVEGVQAQTRVLVRALRRLGVPFIFFVNKVDRLGARYGEVMEALAAQLAVRPIPMSSVIDAGTKLARVEAQDSGNEPLFSALCEALGENDEVLLNDYVLAPERLTEERLGRALADQVAHGLVHPVFAGAAMTGAGVPALASAIAAILPARRPDPDGPVAGNVFKIERGWGGEKLCYFSLASGTVRLRQYLDLPKGAERITAIQLFEGGRSHAVDSFRAGQIARVSGLTGARIGDVVGGDARFDRRACFALPTLETLVLARRPSDKAALWLALNQMVEQDPLINLRRNDETDEVFVSLYGEVQKEVIQSTLLTDFGLEASFDESMVIYVERPMGIGEGLQILFKEPNPFLATVGLRVEPRPAGAGNSFALEVDVGQMPAAFYRAVAETVFEALKQGIFGWQVVDCHVAMTAARHSSPASTAADFRQLTPWVLATALTAAQTILCEPVDRFYIETPAERLSAVLTLLAKSAATTSDSVIADGVARLEGTMASAVVRNVQQQLPGLTSGAGTMETAFDHHAPATSSPRFRRRSGPDPFNAVEYLLRLRGSV, from the coding sequence ATGCGCACTTTGAATTTGGGCATCCTCGCCCATGTAGATGCAGGCAAGACTAGCCTTACCGAAAGACTGCTTTTCAACGCCGGCGTCATCGACAAGCTCGGCAGCGTCGATGCCGGTGATACACAGACGGACAATCTCGAACTCGAGCGGCAACGCGGCATCACGATCAGGGCCGCGGTGGTGTCGGTTGCAATCGGCGACGTAACCGTCAATCTGATCGACACGCCCGGCCACCCGGACTTCATCGCCGAGGTCGAGCGGGTGCTGGGGGTGCTGGATGCCGCGGTCCTCGTCGTTTCGGCGGTCGAAGGCGTGCAGGCGCAGACGCGCGTGCTGGTGCGGGCGTTGCGGCGGCTGGGTGTCCCCTTTATCTTCTTCGTCAACAAGGTCGATCGCCTCGGCGCGCGTTATGGGGAGGTGATGGAGGCGCTCGCCGCGCAGCTGGCCGTCCGGCCGATCCCCATGTCTTCGGTCATCGATGCCGGCACCAAGCTTGCACGGGTGGAGGCGCAGGACTCGGGAAACGAGCCACTTTTTTCGGCGCTCTGCGAGGCGCTCGGGGAAAACGACGAAGTACTGCTCAATGATTATGTGCTCGCCCCTGAGCGCCTGACGGAGGAAAGGCTCGGCCGCGCTCTGGCCGATCAGGTGGCGCACGGCCTGGTGCATCCCGTCTTCGCCGGCGCGGCCATGACCGGCGCCGGCGTGCCGGCGCTCGCCTCGGCCATCGCCGCGATCTTGCCGGCGCGGCGACCCGATCCGGATGGTCCGGTCGCAGGCAACGTCTTCAAGATCGAGCGCGGTTGGGGCGGGGAAAAGCTGTGCTATTTCTCCCTGGCCTCGGGCACGGTGCGGCTCCGGCAATATCTGGATCTGCCAAAAGGGGCGGAAAGAATAACCGCGATCCAGCTCTTCGAGGGAGGCCGCAGTCATGCGGTCGACAGTTTTCGCGCCGGGCAGATTGCGCGCGTCAGCGGCCTAACCGGCGCCCGCATTGGCGATGTGGTAGGCGGCGATGCGCGCTTCGACCGACGGGCTTGCTTCGCGCTGCCGACGCTGGAAACCCTGGTTCTCGCCCGGCGGCCTTCCGACAAGGCTGCGCTTTGGCTGGCGCTGAACCAGATGGTCGAGCAGGATCCCCTGATCAATCTGCGCCGGAACGATGAGACGGACGAGGTCTTCGTCTCCCTCTATGGCGAGGTCCAGAAGGAGGTGATCCAATCGACCTTGCTCACGGACTTCGGCCTTGAGGCAAGCTTCGATGAAAGCATGGTCATCTATGTCGAAAGGCCCATGGGAATTGGAGAGGGCCTGCAGATCCTCTTCAAGGAACCCAATCCCTTCTTGGCGACGGTCGGCCTGCGAGTCGAGCCGCGGCCGGCCGGAGCGGGCAACAGCTTCGCGCTGGAAGTGGATGTCGGCCAGATGCCCGCCGCCTTCTATCGGGCGGTCGCGGAAACCGTGTTCGAGGCGCTGAAGCAGGGGATTTTCGGCTGGCAGGTCGTCGATTGCCACGTGGCGATGACGGCGGCCCGGCACAGTTCGCCCGCAAGTACCGCCGCCGATTTCCGGCAGTTGACTCCTTGGGTGCTGGCGACGGCGCTAACGGCCGCACAGACTATTCTCTGCGAACCTGTGGACCGCTTTTACATCGAAACGCCGGCAGAGAGGTTGAGCGCCGTGCTCACCCTGCTTGCAAAATCGGCGGCGACGACGTCGGATTCGGTGATCGCCGACGGCGTCGCCCGGCTTGAAGGCACCATGGCATCTGCGGTGGTTCGAAACGTCCAGCAGCAATTGCCGGGCCTGACGAGTGGGGCAGGAACCATGGAAACCGCTTTCGACCATCACGCCCCGGCGACCAGCTCGCCGCGCTTTCGCCGCCGCTCGGGGCCTGATCCGTTCAACGCCGTCGAATATCTGCTGCGCCTGCGCGGGAGTGTCTAA
- a CDS encoding BA14K family protein, with translation MRKLSVAALCLIIGASGITPAQAFPAINPPRIEAQQQIEHVRWRGRGGHRRGAEWGWALGGLAVGTIIGGALAQPYYGSPYRYYGSPYRYYGSPYRYYGSPYRYYDPPYRYYGSPYRYGPPYRDYGRYYAPPYRNYASSGYYGGRRSHVSWCYARYRSYRAFDNTFQPYYGPRRQCISPY, from the coding sequence ATGAGAAAGCTAAGCGTCGCCGCCTTATGCTTGATCATCGGTGCCTCCGGCATCACGCCGGCTCAGGCGTTTCCGGCAATCAACCCACCTAGGATCGAGGCGCAGCAGCAGATCGAGCATGTACGATGGCGCGGCCGAGGCGGACATCGGCGGGGAGCTGAGTGGGGCTGGGCTTTGGGTGGTCTAGCCGTCGGCACCATCATTGGCGGCGCATTGGCACAGCCCTATTATGGCTCGCCTTACCGCTATTATGGCTCGCCTTACCGCTACTACGGTTCCCCGTACCGCTATTACGGTTCCCCGTACCGCTATTACGATCCACCCTACCGCTATTATGGCTCGCCCTACCGTTATGGTCCGCCCTATCGCGATTACGGCCGGTATTATGCCCCGCCCTATCGGAACTATGCATCATCGGGCTATTATGGAGGGCGCCGCAGCCACGTGAGCTGGTGTTATGCCCGCTATCGTTCCTACAGGGCTTTCGATAATACGTTCCAGCCCTATTACGGACCCCGTCGCCAGTGCATCAGTCCCTACTGA
- a CDS encoding bifunctional helix-turn-helix transcriptional regulator/GNAT family N-acetyltransferase, translating into MPDVALIETARDFNRFYTNFLGLLNKAYLDSPYTLTDARVLFEIGSHEGVSAKALARDLHLDPAYLSRILKRFRAEGLIETSADTADLRSQIITVTDRGREEFEELGRRANDQIAARFDMLAAGEPQAVVSAMNTIRALLDPTAKPAPAIIRAHRAGDIGWIVESQGRFYAEEYGWDLRFEGLVAEVAGKFLANFDPEKEYCWIAERGGVNVGSVLVTDGGDGVAKLRLLYVDKSARGLGLGKLLVGECIRFARQKGYRQLSLWTNDMLDTARAIYIKAGFELVSEERHSMFGPEANGQTWVLDL; encoded by the coding sequence ATGCCCGATGTCGCCCTTATCGAAACCGCCCGCGATTTCAACCGGTTTTACACGAATTTCCTCGGCCTCCTGAACAAGGCCTATCTCGATTCGCCCTACACGCTGACGGACGCCCGCGTCCTCTTCGAGATCGGCTCGCATGAAGGTGTCAGCGCCAAAGCACTCGCCCGCGACCTGCATCTCGACCCGGCCTATCTCAGCCGCATCCTCAAGCGTTTCCGCGCCGAAGGGCTGATCGAGACCAGCGCCGATACGGCTGATCTGCGCAGCCAGATCATCACTGTCACCGACCGGGGACGAGAAGAGTTCGAAGAACTCGGACGGCGCGCGAATGACCAGATCGCCGCCCGTTTCGACATGCTTGCGGCCGGCGAGCCGCAGGCGGTGGTCTCAGCCATGAACACGATCCGTGCCCTGCTCGACCCGACGGCAAAGCCAGCGCCCGCGATCATTCGCGCCCATCGCGCCGGCGATATCGGCTGGATCGTCGAGAGCCAGGGTCGCTTCTATGCCGAGGAATATGGCTGGGACCTGCGTTTCGAGGGGCTGGTCGCCGAAGTTGCCGGCAAATTCCTCGCCAATTTCGATCCTGAAAAGGAATATTGCTGGATTGCCGAACGCGGCGGCGTCAATGTCGGCTCGGTCCTCGTCACCGATGGCGGCGATGGCGTCGCCAAGCTGCGCCTGCTCTATGTTGACAAATCCGCTCGCGGCCTCGGGCTTGGCAAGCTGCTGGTCGGTGAATGCATCCGCTTTGCCAGGCAGAAGGGCTACCGGCAGCTATCGCTCTGGACCAACGATATGCTGGACACCGCCCGCGCCATCTACATCAAGGCCGGCTTCGAACTTGTCTCCGAGGAGAGACATTCCATGTTCGGCCCCGAGGCGAACGGCCAGACGTGGGTACTCGATCTCTAA
- a CDS encoding NAD(P)/FAD-dependent oxidoreductase gives MSEHHVVVVGGGFGGLQLVNGLKGAGVKITLVDRRNHHLFQPLLYQVATTILSTSEIAWPIRRLYADRPDVTVLLGEVTDVDSGAKTVSLRNGMTLGYDTLVLATGATHAYFGHDEWEPVAPGLKTLEDATTIRRRVLLAFEKAEMEVSPAVRDALLTFTIVGAGPTGVELAGIIAELAHFTLPDEFRNIDTRKTRVVLVEAGPRVLPTFAEELSAYAQKALEKLGVEVLLGKPVTECGADGVQIGETFVPSRTIVWAAGVTASPAARWLNVPADRAGRVVVEQDLSAPGLPDVFVIGDTASVMREDGKPVPGIAPAAKQQGGYVAKVIRARLSGKPAPAPFKYWHQGSLATIGKSAAIIDFGRIKLKGWIAWWIWGLAHIYFLIGTRSRFSVAWNWLWIYLSGQHSARLITQRETMREEG, from the coding sequence ATGAGCGAACATCATGTCGTCGTTGTCGGCGGCGGTTTCGGCGGGCTGCAGCTCGTCAACGGGTTGAAGGGCGCAGGCGTGAAGATCACGCTCGTCGACCGGCGCAACCATCATCTCTTCCAGCCGCTGCTCTATCAGGTAGCGACGACCATTCTCTCCACCTCGGAAATCGCATGGCCTATCCGCCGCCTCTATGCCGACCGGCCTGACGTAACGGTGCTGCTCGGCGAGGTCACCGATGTCGACAGCGGCGCGAAAACGGTCTCTTTACGCAACGGCATGACTCTGGGGTACGATACGCTGGTGCTGGCGACGGGGGCAACACATGCCTACTTCGGCCATGACGAATGGGAGCCGGTGGCGCCGGGGCTGAAGACGCTGGAGGATGCGACGACGATCCGCCGGCGCGTTCTGCTCGCCTTCGAAAAGGCGGAGATGGAGGTCAGTCCCGCGGTGCGCGATGCGCTGCTGACCTTCACGATCGTCGGCGCCGGCCCGACGGGGGTCGAGCTTGCCGGCATCATCGCCGAGCTCGCGCATTTCACGCTGCCGGACGAATTCCGCAACATCGATACGCGCAAGACACGGGTCGTGCTGGTCGAGGCCGGCCCGCGGGTGCTGCCGACCTTTGCCGAGGAGCTTTCGGCCTATGCGCAGAAGGCGCTAGAGAAACTCGGCGTCGAGGTCCTCCTCGGCAAACCGGTGACGGAGTGCGGCGCCGACGGCGTGCAAATCGGTGAAACTTTCGTGCCGAGCCGGACGATCGTCTGGGCGGCCGGGGTCACAGCCTCGCCGGCCGCCCGTTGGCTCAACGTCCCGGCCGACCGGGCAGGGCGCGTCGTCGTCGAACAGGATCTGAGCGCGCCCGGCCTTCCCGACGTCTTCGTTATCGGCGATACTGCCTCGGTGATGCGCGAGGACGGCAAGCCTGTGCCTGGCATCGCGCCCGCCGCCAAGCAGCAGGGCGGCTATGTCGCCAAGGTCATCCGCGCCCGGCTGTCGGGCAAGCCGGCGCCTGCGCCCTTCAAATACTGGCATCAGGGGAGCCTGGCGACAATCGGCAAGAGCGCCGCGATCATCGATTTCGGCCGGATCAAGCTGAAAGGCTGGATAGCCTGGTGGATTTGGGGTCTCGCCCATATCTACTTCCTGATCGGCACCCGTTCACGCTTCTCCGTCGCCTGGAACTGGTTGTGGATCTATCTGAGCGGCCAACACAGCGCCCGGCTGATCACGCAGCGGGAGACGATGCGGGAGGAGGGGTAG
- a CDS encoding aspartate/glutamate racemase family protein, with protein sequence METIGLIGGMSFESSAVYYRLVNEMVRARKGGLASAELILHSVNFEEIVALQKAGDWAGAAHHLGNVAESLQAAGAGCVLICTNTMHLIAEEVAARISVPLIHIIDETAKSLRAADRKRPLLLATRYTMEHGFYSSRMKSLGLDIMVPDAADRTTVHDIIFNELCVGRVHESSREKLIAIIDHAMERGADSIILGCTEICLILDPDRLPLPGFDTTAIHARAAVEFAFGAEEEAEEAAA encoded by the coding sequence ATGGAAACGATCGGCCTGATTGGCGGCATGAGTTTTGAAAGTTCGGCGGTCTATTATCGTCTGGTCAACGAAATGGTGCGCGCCCGCAAGGGCGGCCTCGCCTCGGCCGAGCTCATCCTGCATTCGGTCAATTTCGAGGAGATCGTCGCCCTTCAGAAGGCTGGAGATTGGGCTGGTGCGGCACACCACCTCGGCAATGTCGCCGAAAGCCTTCAGGCGGCCGGCGCCGGCTGCGTGCTCATCTGCACCAACACCATGCACTTGATCGCTGAGGAGGTCGCGGCGAGGATTTCGGTGCCGCTGATCCACATTATCGACGAAACGGCGAAATCGCTGCGTGCGGCCGACCGCAAGCGTCCGTTGCTGCTCGCCACCCGCTATACGATGGAGCATGGCTTCTATAGCTCCCGCATGAAGAGCCTCGGCCTCGACATCATGGTGCCCGACGCGGCTGACCGCACCACGGTCCATGACATCATCTTCAACGAGCTCTGCGTCGGCAGGGTGCACGAAAGCTCGCGCGAAAAGCTGATCGCGATCATCGACCACGCCATGGAACGCGGCGCCGACAGCATCATCCTCGGCTGCACTGAGATCTGCCTGATCCTCGACCCCGACCGCCTGCCGCTGCCGGGTTTCGACACGACCGCGATCCATGCGCGGGCTGCAGTGGAATTCGCTTTTGGTGCCGAGGAAGAAGCCGAAGAGGCGGCTGCCTGA
- a CDS encoding TetR/AcrR family transcriptional regulator, producing MTVANLTSNEKNRSRGRPREFDIDAALDSALRVFSERGYHATSISELSEAMGLASGSIYKAFKDKRGVFVAAFARYRQLGRRRLEAMIASADTGREKVFQMVMYYTELSHGEAGRKGCLVVGGANDFALLDEETAAHVATAFAADEKLMADLIRIGQVDHTIPKTVDADAAALTFLCFTKGLRVIGKTGRSRQEMLAAAEAAMKLLT from the coding sequence ATGACCGTTGCCAACCTCACATCAAATGAAAAAAACCGCAGCCGCGGCCGTCCGCGCGAGTTCGATATAGACGCCGCGCTTGATTCGGCACTGCGGGTCTTTTCCGAACGCGGCTACCACGCCACCTCGATCAGCGAACTGAGCGAGGCGATGGGCCTTGCCTCGGGCAGCATCTACAAGGCGTTCAAGGACAAACGCGGCGTCTTCGTCGCCGCCTTTGCCCGGTATCGCCAACTCGGCCGGCGACGCCTGGAAGCGATGATCGCATCTGCGGACACGGGCCGCGAAAAGGTCTTCCAGATGGTGATGTATTACACGGAGCTCTCCCATGGCGAGGCCGGCCGCAAAGGTTGCCTCGTCGTCGGCGGCGCCAATGACTTCGCCCTGCTCGACGAGGAAACCGCCGCTCATGTCGCCACAGCCTTTGCCGCCGACGAAAAGCTGATGGCCGATCTCATCCGCATCGGCCAAGTCGACCACACCATTCCGAAAACGGTGGATGCTGATGCCGCCGCCCTCACCTTTCTCTGCTTTACCAAGGGCTTGCGCGTCATCGGCAAGACAGGGCGCAGCAGGCAAGAGATGCTCGCCGCAGCCGAAGCGGCGATGAAGCTCCTGACCTGA
- a CDS encoding NAD(P)-dependent alcohol dehydrogenase has product MPIARGYAATDASKPLTPFTFERRDPNPDDVVIDIKFAGICHSDIHTVRNEWKNAVYPIVPGHEIAGIVSAVGSAVTKFKVGDRVGVGCFVDSCIGCAERDLDREQYMPGLSGTYNDFEADGKTRTQGGYSDSIVVKEGYVMSIPDNLPLDASAPLLCAGITLYSPLRHWNAGPGKKIAIVGMGGLGHMGVKLGSAMGADITVLSQSLSKKEDGLKLGAKEYYATNDPETFTKLAGTFDLIICTVSAEIDWNAYLGLLKVDGSFVVVGAPENPIPVHAFSIIPGRKSISGSMIGSIKETQEMLDFCGKHNIVSEIEKINIQQVNEAYERVLKSDVRYRFVIDIASLAA; this is encoded by the coding sequence ATGCCTATTGCACGAGGCTACGCCGCCACTGACGCTTCCAAGCCACTAACCCCTTTCACCTTCGAACGCCGCGATCCGAACCCGGATGACGTCGTCATCGACATCAAATTTGCCGGCATCTGCCATTCGGACATCCACACCGTCCGCAATGAATGGAAGAACGCCGTCTATCCCATCGTGCCCGGCCATGAGATCGCCGGCATCGTCTCGGCCGTCGGTTCGGCCGTCACCAAATTCAAGGTCGGCGACCGCGTCGGCGTCGGCTGTTTCGTCGATTCCTGCATCGGCTGCGCTGAGCGCGACCTCGACCGCGAACAGTACATGCCGGGCCTCAGCGGCACCTACAATGACTTCGAAGCCGACGGAAAGACACGCACACAAGGCGGCTATTCCGACTCGATCGTCGTCAAGGAGGGCTATGTCATGTCCATTCCTGACAATCTGCCGCTCGACGCCTCCGCGCCGCTGCTCTGCGCCGGCATCACGCTCTATTCGCCGCTGCGCCACTGGAATGCCGGCCCCGGCAAGAAGATTGCGATCGTCGGGATGGGCGGCCTCGGCCACATGGGCGTCAAGCTGGGTTCGGCCATGGGCGCCGATATCACCGTCCTGTCCCAGAGCCTTTCCAAAAAAGAAGACGGCCTGAAGCTCGGCGCCAAGGAATATTACGCAACCAATGATCCGGAAACCTTCACCAAGCTCGCCGGCACGTTCGACCTGATCATCTGCACCGTCAGCGCCGAGATCGACTGGAACGCCTATCTCGGCCTGCTCAAGGTGGACGGTTCCTTCGTGGTCGTCGGCGCGCCGGAGAATCCGATTCCGGTTCACGCCTTCTCGATCATCCCCGGGCGCAAGAGCATCTCCGGCTCGATGATCGGCTCGATCAAGGAGACCCAGGAAATGCTGGATTTCTGCGGCAAGCACAACATCGTCTCCGAGATCGAGAAGATCAACATCCAGCAGGTCAACGAAGCCTATGAACGCGTGCTGAAAAGCGATGTCCGTTACCGCTTCGTCATCGACATCGCCTCGCTGGCGGCCTGA